The Bos indicus x Bos taurus breed Angus x Brahman F1 hybrid unplaced genomic scaffold, Bos_hybrid_MaternalHap_v2.0 tig00000613_arrow_arrow_obj, whole genome shotgun sequence genomic sequence TGTTATCTTATTTTGTTCTCATGGCAGTCTAAGAgttacttttatttctcattttacaaagaaggaaactgtGGGTAAAGAAATTAAATACCTTTCTCAAGGTCATACAACTGGCAGTAGAGTTTGGATTTGAACCTGAATTCTTCTCAACTCATATTTTTAATTGCTGTGATGATGATCAAAGCTCAAATTATGGTCTACACATTAGAATCTTCAGAGTTTCTTGTTAAAAAAGTAGATTCTCAAGCTTTATCCCTGACCTATGACTCAGACTGCATGGAGTCCACTGAAATTCAGTGATTACTTGTTTGAGAATCACTTAATTTACTAAGCTGCCTCTCTTTCCACTAATGGAAACCCACTTCCAGTTGTATAAATGTAAAGCAGCATTTCTGTTGCAAATCTGTGGTGATAACAGCCTGGAAGATAATTTCCTCCAGAATATATTATTGATGAGACTGTAATAAGCATGTGGGGCAAAAGACTGATGTATTAATTGAACTGGGGAAGGCTTGTGGTTCATTGGTATCAGAGGATCTCCATCGTTTCTGATCTGGATTCACTcacttattttaataatttctgtgtGTAAGTAGGTGTGTGAAAGATGCTAGGCTTACGTGGCTGCTAGGTAGAGAAATTAGGTCCTGTGTTGTACTTGACAACATTAGAATTGTTTTGATCATTTGTACTGAGCAAAGGAAATTCTTTAAATTCAGAACTTCCCAGAAAACGAATTCTATGATTATGTATAAGTTTAAACCTTTCAGATtttgacagtgaaagtggaagGCTTTCCAAAACATCCTAAGGGAATTATTTCACGTAGAGATGTGGaaaaatttctttcaaagaaaaagagatttcCAAAGAACTACATGGCACAGTACTTTAAACTCCTAGAAAAATTCCAGATTGCCTTGCCAATTGGAGAAGAGTATTTACTGGTTCCAAGCAGGTAAgccaaaacttaaaaatttaattacCCTATGGAAATTTACCATATATTCTTTTAGTTGTGAAAGTAACTTTGGTTTATGATGAatgtactaatttttttttcttgtgtaaaCTTTGTACTGGagtataacattttcttttgatgAAAACTACACTTGacattttaaagatgtaaatgactgattttatatctatataattaTTACTTGATTTGACAATGCTCAGTTTATTTAAGAAAGGTTAATAGTGGAgattagagtgtgtgtgtgtgtgtgttgctgtgtgtgtatgtatgttcctTATATGATATTGAAGGAATTATTAGGCAGATTCTGGAGAAATGGTGAGTTTTCAACagtctttaaataatttatgacTGAATTTTCAGAGGATATGGCCAACACAAGGAGGCCTAAATTCTAGCCCTGTGTTGTAGAAATTTTCTTACTGCCTTATAAAACCTGGGAAATGTTATAAAGTAAATGacattgaaaagtgaaaattgcaCTGATTGATAGATGGTAACTAATTCTAAACACAGATATACACTTGATTCTAGGCCATgcattttttgaagttttatatAATCCCTTTACTTTTTATACATAACTaactataataatttatttataatgtaaaCAGGATTActgaaaaatttttatatatcacTATATCTGAGCATGATTTGAATTGATTAACCATTAAATTTTGAAGTAGGAAGAGTATGTAGCAAAATAACATTACTAAAAGATAAAATTGCTTAGAATATTTATCATCATCAGTTCATTGATTTCAAGTAGTAAAGCACTCTGGTCAAAATGGTTGGGCATTTTCTGAAGCTATATAATGATACTGTGCTTTTATCTTTAGTTTGTCTGACCACAGGCCTGTAATAGAGCTTCCCATTGTGAGAACTCTGAAATTATCATTCGACTGTATGAAATGCCTTATTTTCCAATGGGCTTTTGGTCGAGATTAATCAATCGGTTGCTTGAAATTTCACCTTACATGCTTTCAGGAAGAGGTATGTATTTAATGAAGAATTAATATTTGGAGAAGATAGTTAGAAAGCGTATTAAAATTAATATGTCATTTTCCTAGAGTTTACTGGTTTATAATGCAGCTGAAAATCAGGAAATAAGCTCAAAAGACCTCAGCATGgccaatataaaaatatacacgGATAAATTCATGAAATTTGCTAAGAATAAAATTCCTCAAAGTCCATGTGTACTTATTTTAGACACATTTACGATGTGTATGACTATCTTGCTTTGCAAACCAAAGCAGACTAGAAGCagcaattttaaaagatgaaattacAGAGTCATTGGCGTAAAAACACCTATCtccctacacatacacacaaatgcacatgCGTGCGTGGAGAAATAAAAGCTAGAAATGACCACCCCTTCAGTCAGGGAGTTTTGTTTAATAGAGTAACAGGTCCTAACCATTCTCTGTGGGGACTACAATAGCTCTATTCTGCTGCATGGTCCCTGGGGGGTttacaaaaaagaataaagacttTATCATGCTATAATTATAAGTTACAATGCCAGCTCTTCCTCCTGGAAGAAAGAGAGATCCTAATGCTCCGAGGGGGAacatataatttttctgttttgtgcttAAAATCAGCTTTATGTAGATGGTACTGTATTCTGAAATAAACCTTATCTTGCTTGCAGTTAATCAACATATAGATAGTTACCTCACATCAAAGTGTTGGTTTTAGCATTACCACCaacctctttttaaaagttatgggAATCTGTTTATGATTCTCTTTTTCATCTATTACATATGTTAAACTGCTTCACACCATGAACCTGAAATCTGTCGTAGGTAATCTACTGGgcatttgtttatttcatttcaaaattgaggataaaatatgtaatattatatttaaCAGATAATATATCATTAACAATTCCAGTACTTTCCTTCAAAACAAATACATCTCTGTTACTGTCACTTGTAAtatgtgcagtgatttttttttcccctacagttTATGCAACAACAAATAACTAATAGCTATATTTGGGttcatttaaatttctttcatggggtcgcaaagagtcggacacgactgagcgactgaactgaaccgaaattTCTTTCAGAACGAGCACTTCGCCCAAACAGGATGTATTGGCGGCAAGGCATCTACTTGAATTGGTCTCCTGAAGCTTACTGCTTGGTAGGATCTGAAGTTTTAGATCATCACCCAGAGAGTTTCTTAAAAATTACAGTTCCCTCTTGTAGAAAAGGTAAGGAAATTAATTCAAAACTGAACTGTACCACTAAAGAAatctaaagttttaaaaaagtctcTATAGTTCTTCTTTTCAGTTTGTGACAGGATAAGGTTCAGCTGGGATGTTAATCAAGTTCTCTTTGGATGACATAGGCTGTATTCTTTTGGGCCAAGTTGTGGACCACATTGATTCTCTCATGGAAGAGTGGTTTCCTGGATTATTGGAGATTGATATTTGTGGTGAAGGAGAAACTCTGCTGAAGAAATGGGCATTATATAGTTTTAATGATGGTGAAGAGCATCAAAAAATATTGCTTGACCACTTGATGAAGAAAGCGGAAGAAGGTATGTATGTGTTGACACAACttacaaatgtttttaaatgatccTTTCAATATTTGTGAAGTGAGttttgaaataaatgtgaaaattgaTTGCTCTTATTTATAAGGGATAAGTTAGAGGATACTATATTCAATTATAGTTAATagttcagaaaaatatatttattgccaGTAAGATCTTATACTCTAGATTCAGAAAAATGTTGGTGTGAGAGTTTGAATACTGGCTCCTGGGCAATGTTATGTCATCTGTGAAGTGAGATTACTAACCAAAACTATGCCATACAATTGTTATGAAGATTGAAATAGATGATACATGGAAGTAACTTAGTAATGTCAGCCATATGCTGTGTTCCATGAATGTTGTGAAAGTAAAGAATATATAATTTCCTAGGCATATATAAATAGCCTAGGCAGTTCTGAGTTCTACTTTCTAGTAAGTGAACCTAGGAATGAGTTCTTAAACTTCCAAATAGAGAGTAACtcaacttttaaaacattctcaAATTTTCTAGAGAAAAATAAGATTGGAAAGTGAACGTAAGAGTGATTGGAAAGCATAGACAATATGTGATTATTTCTGTAAATCAAAAGGACAAATTTATGTACAATCTTAAaggtttatctttaaaaaaaaatgttttatgtacttCTCAGGAGACCTCCTAGTAAATCCAGATCAACCAAGGCTCACAATTCCAATATCTCAGATTGCTCCTGATTTGATTTTGGCTGATCTGCCTAGaaatattatgttgaataatgatgaactggaatttgaacaagctccagagTTTCTCTTAGGTAACTGTTTTGTTGGTTTGAGAATAAAAATTAGGGTACGGTTTTTATTTATAATCTAGCAAATATTCACATATAATTTAATTGTCATAGTTTTTAGTGTCTTCatatatttttgtaatgtttttcctttgggataatatattttaaagtaatgtgTTACAAATCTGGAATTTGCTTTGCTCACACACATTTGTACTCTAGGTTTCCACCTCTGTGGAA encodes the following:
- the LOC113888655 gene encoding leucine-rich repeat serine/threonine-protein kinase 2-like; protein product: MPYFPMGFWSRLINRLLEISPYMLSGRERALRPNRMYWRQGIYLNWSPEAYCLVGSEVLDHHPESFLKITVPSCRKGCILLGQVVDHIDSLMEEWFPGLLEIDICGEGETLLKKWALYSFNDGEEHQKILLDHLMKKAEEGDLLVNPDQPRLTIPISQIAPDLILADLPRNIMLNNDELEFEQAPEFLLGDGSFGSVYRAAYEGEEVAVKIFNKHTSLRLLRQVRNATILLH